The genomic DNA tttagtttagtttagtttttatgcaaaACCATAACTGTCTATTAACAGTATCTACAACATGTAGTTAGGCTCTATGCTAATATTATACTGTAAGCCTCACACGCATATATAAAATTATAGCAAGTGTCTTAAATTATTTAGAAAGTACTAAATATGTATTTAGCTGCTGGGGCTAATTAGGtaatttaactgtttttaagaaATTCAATCATTCCACCACTCTTTAAGTTTTGCACTTATCATTTCATAAATATGCTTTGAAAgttcttttgttttaaattaattagattatgggataatttatatacagtatggacCAGTATATGCTGAATGCTAGAGTACTGTACTAGAGCACATACTGTACGGTACAAACCAATGAAGTGCTGAATTCATAGCAGAGGTGTTATTCAACATAAAgatatatattattatgcaGCCTTTATCTTCCCTGGTTCTAGCTGCTCCTGATCAGTACCAAAGTTTGTGTGGACTCATGTTAGCGATGTGCACATTCAAATTATTGTATGATTCATTACAGCCTTAAAATTAAGGGATCATTCCTTGGAGGTTTTACGCCGTGAGTATTGGGTTATTATGGTTTCACTTCACACAGTGTCTGTAGATACTTCACTTCGAGCTGTTATTACATGATTTGTGTTGTTTAATTTTCTTATTGTCACATTGGTGTGAAAAtagcaaaatgtaaaaatctaAATGCAGTTTTCAAATTCACGTTTCAACCAGTCATTAAAAACATTCCACATCTTAACCTTTTACTAGCTTTATTATTAATCGGATCATTTGCAAAGTAAGTATGGTACAAAGGAACAAATCCTTTCTGACATtctgatttaatttttaaagacTGCTCTGTAAAATAACTGTACTATGTGAGAACAATGACACATTCACCACCAGTAGATGGAGACAAACACCTTAAACTGGCAGACAGAAAAAACTAGAAacattacagttaaaaaaaccACCTTGTTGCATACATTAGAAGTAATTCCTACACCAAAATAAGCTGAAGATGTTACATTGTTTCTAGTGTATGATATGTATTTTGTACactaaaacaataaaagcaTTGGCTTATTTCTGATATTTGAGCTAAAAGCACTATTTTCATTTGACAGCAACTTGATGCTTAGCAATGAcatagaatagaatgccttttattgttttattgtcctTTTATTGACGTGTACTCATCCAATGAAAGCACAAGGTTTTACAAACTATTACTGTAGATATTTGTAGCCATGCACTTCTTAGCTTTGTATAATGATAAGCAATGACCAGCGCGGTCCCACCCATTACTGAAGCTCACAAACCACCTCTGTGATGCGTATGTCACCAATAATTGCTCCACAGGAACAATTGGTTTGAGCAGGAGGGTTGCGCTTACAGAAGCCAGCATTTACTTCGGTGTATCCGTTGCTGTTCTTGTGGTAAACCTTCCCACAGGGGCACTCCCATTGCTGCTGGGGGATATTTTGGACATTTGTCTTTGCTAGTTGAACAAAGGGGGCCAGGTCCCAGCTGTTGAGGCTCATCTCAATTGTGATTATTTCTTCCCTCTGGTGCTGTCCGATTCTGTTGAAGAAGGACAGTGAGGAAGCAGCAAAATTCCAAAACACCTCCACCACTTCGGGTCTTGGTACGGTACAATCTCCATTTTTGCCCTGACGTGTGATTAGTACTGAGGAAACTCTGCGTTTTTTCTCTGTTGTGGCCATGACATTTTTCAGCTGCCCAAAAACACCTTCTGAACTGACTGATGCGTCACAACAGTCACCATACTCTGTTGTGACGGAGCTGAGTTGGTCACCTTCGTAGCACAGACCATAGACATGTCCATCCTTCAAGTTCTTTGCAGACTGTTTGTCACATAAACCAATGGTCCAGTCAGAGTCTTGGGAAAGTCTGACCATCCACCTCTGAAAGTTAGGAACTGACTTGGCACTACGAATTAGAAGCATAGCAGAGCATTGCTCCAGCCAACTACTGTGGAAAATCTTCCTTTTGTCTTTGGACAGTGACATGCCAGGGTCCAAAGTCTGTGGGTCAAAGATCAGGTCTGAACTTGTAGCATTGAGCTCCTGGTGGTTCTCTGGGTCAACCAGAGTCAACAGTGATCCCCAGAAGTGGCCTGCTTGCTTTACCATTTGTTCACCATTCTGTCTTATCTCCTGAACCAGTTTGTCCCGATCGCTGCCAGGCTCCAACCCTTTTCTCAGATCCACAGCCTTGGCTTTCTCCACATCCTGATGCACCTGAGAATACAGCTGCAGGAATCTGAAGGTGTCCTTCTCCTTCTGTGCTGCTTGCATGCTGCTGTTGCTGGTTTTGATAGACACCATGCGGGCAGTGACTGAACTCTGGACACTGGTCAGGGCAATGTCACGCAGGTTAGTCACAGCCTCAATGAGACGCACACTGGAGCGACCCagcttctctctttcactcttctCCCACTTTTCCAGACTCACATTCTCATCATCAGTTTTCCCTAGTAAGGCCTGCTGCTCAGTATTGAGCTTCTCCATGAGCTCTTTGTGGGCTGTGGAGAAGGTCTTCATATTGTGTATGCGGTGCTGGTCTTCAATGGcgcatgaaacacacacacaggtcatgtCATCCAAGCAGAAGTACTCAAGGAGTTTGCCATGTTGGGGGCATTTAGTGGTCCCACATATGGCCATAGGCTCAGTCAGAGGATGAGTCTGTAGTAACACAGGAGTGGTTAGGTGGGCCTGGAGGTGCTGGACACACATGGAGATCTCACATTTCATGCAGGTCTTCCGTGCTGGTTTCCTGTCCTCTTCTGTACACATCTCGCAGAAAATAACTTGTAGGTCATTTTGTAGATTGTCAGACATGTTTTCAGAAGCAGGAAGTCAAAAACAGGAAGTCCTGATTGGATTTGTCTTGAATATTATTCACGATCGAAAATCCTTAGGATCCTTCTTGTTGCTCTTTGGTTGACTTTGTTTTGGCAGAGTAGTTGTTCACCCGTTTCTGGTTGCTCAGTTTCTGCTCTGATCTGCTCTGCCACAGCAGCACTGCACAAAAGTTTCGATTTCTGCAAAAGGAGGTGTAGTGAGTCAGACAGATGGGTGCAAGCTGCCGTCTCATGCCTGGGCGTCTCCAACGGTAAATTCAGAGGGTCAAAAATACGAAATCGAGAATTATTGTCTAGATGCAGTCACGGTTAAGTTAGTGAGCTCTTAAATTAACGATTTAAACTCTTAAATGAACGATAGCCATACAAAGCCTAGTTGGCAGATCTGTGGACGTTATTGTTGTATCCTTATTTGATGAAATCTGCGAAGACTTTACCTTGTTTTTAATTAGCCTAatgctttatttgcaaattcataACAGTACAAAAAAGGACAAGCATAACGAGGTGAAAAACATAGGCCTATAGCTCAACAAAGCCACCCACATGTAATAGGCCTACTAAAATAATACACGTTTAAAATAATAGGAGATTCATGAGATAGAAGAAGATAGAGATATGAAATTTGATTTATAATAACATATTGGTTAACCTCATTTCTGAGATCATAAAAACAAAGTATAGGCTACATTTTTAGAGGTGAAGGGaccatttaaaactgcatcaacGTTTAACGTTGACATTTGTTTAAGCAATATCACATgagagagggtttaatttcgaggtccgtaAGCATCACTGAAGTGTACCCTCGAATATTGCGATTATACAACAACTTTATACAaaaacggttaccaacaaaataaaagtgataatcaaactgtattcatattgtggagcaattcgctcttaaaataaaaataaaccaacagacaggatttcttgtccctccctgtttagtcagtcAGCCAACTTGAGCGCTTTGTGGAGATCGTGGGATTtaccaaactgaataaatcccgcacataaacacaaacctGCTTTGCTAGCTGaatcgtgttgtaagtaagacatctgctgaaaaaaataattgtattcattagcatgattgccgtactgtttagttcaaaaacatcccaaACACCGAAGTACGAaccagacgcgagcttttattttgaaaggtagaagctcggggacggcaggCGGGAGGGCATAAGGCCAAGGATAAGAGATAAGACTGGAGGCTCCAGGCCTGTTAGACTTGGTTAAGGTAGATACGGTTCATGTCACACGTGttataattacattattatatgtAATTATATTCTTATAATACATGTTATAAGTAGGCTATTACTGAGATCTTGTTAGCACTACAGTTAGTCTCCCGTTGGctctacagtatatattaatTTTACTGCAGCTTAGCACTAATCAATGACATTTACATGACATAAATCTCCATACAACTTCCACTTTTTGCAGTCAGGTCATTTGTTTTGCCATATTTTCACCTGGAGGGTTGACCGCTTTAAGGGAAACCGTTCGCCTTTTCTCAGTTAGGCTGTCCTTATAAACTAAAGATTAACTCTCAATTAAATATTATGTAATAGCTGTTTGCCTGTCGCAGGTCCCTCTGAGTCTGGTGCGAAAGCTTGAGGTGTACTCTCCAGCAGTATCATTTCATGGGAAAGAAACTGTCTACAGTCTACACACTACTCTTTTATAGCAATATAGTAGTGTAATCTTTATTGAATGATAAGGTAAGACAAGGAAAGGCTTTTTATTATCAGTAGGGTGGCCTTTCCTTGTCTTACCTTATCATTCAAGATTAATAATCTACTACAGGCAGGGACGTGCTGTGCAACTCAGACTACCTTACCAATTTATCTTATTTCCCTTATGCAATTGTTTAATAGATTcaataacaaaataatcagttcacacaGATGCTTTTTTAGTATTCATCAGGTTGATCACAAACACCAAAGGAAACTCTGCTACAATGTGCATGTTTTCTATGCTACTagtttcaatatatatatatatatatatatatatatatatatatatatatatatatatatatatatattagaataTATATTTAGAATAGGTGACTGCACCAAGGAGAGGGAcatagttttgtttattttgcaaatggcaataaatcattttaaatcttttttttagtgttggaataaataaaacttcaaaaaatatttttgataaatCTCAACAAAAAGCTTCACACTAAACTGTAAAAAGCTGTTgctgcaattttgttaattttacaggaaaaacaCTGCACCAATAATGAATAAACACTGTTATTTTTAGATGAGGAGCCTATACGATCAAAATGATGAAGTTACTGTTTAATGCAGGACACTTTTTTCATGTTGTGGGCATACATACACATTTAGATAGTATTTGTTTTAGGCTGCATCTGTAGATTTCTTCTAAATTAATCTACATATTTAAACCTAACATTTAAGGGGGAAATACATTAATTGGGGAAGTTCTGTGGTGACATGTCTAGTTATTTTGTTTATCTTGTTCACCTGCAGTGCCTTGTCAAACAATGAGTGCAAATTAGCGCATAGTTAGTTGTCTGTGTGCACCATGGACGTTTTaagagtgtgtggacaggtacTAAAATCTATACACCCAGTTGCCAATTTAAAAGGTACATCCAGCTAAAACTAATGCTGGCAAATTAGTTCTACCTTTATAAGAAGTTATGATGTTTGGCTTTTCTGGAAACCGTTTTAGATGGGTAAACCGGTaaactttattgttattatggAGGTTGAGTTTGTGGAGCTGTTGAATTGTACACTCCATCCGTCCAATCACAGGAGTGGAGCTGCCAACTGTGATAGGAATTCTTGTTTGAATAAACATTTTTAGGCAACACTTGCCTTAAATTTCTGTAGGTTTACTCAGTCTCTCTGCAGATGGacaaatgcatgtgcatgaatGCTcgaatcatagactgtataaagaGGCTTGAATGAGTTGAGGATAGCTGTGAGAGCCTGCTATTTATCCAACTTCAGGGACAAACATTATAATATCACAGAAACACCTTGTCCCTGAAGTCTAGTACATAGTACAGAGAACAGATATGCTTTGTGTAAACCATTTGATCCggcacaaaaaacatttttaaaaacgaAAAAAGGCAAAGGGACAAGATCGACTAGCAGCTAGCCTTTCGCGGGTGCGGTAAACATTGCCATGGTAACGGTTCTAACCCGTCTCTGGTACAGCgagctccaccaatcacagaTGTCGCTGTTAATGTTATAAACTGCCTGAACCCAGATCAGGAGAAAAATATCCCGTCATACTTACAAGACATTTCTGTATGCTTGAAGGTAGGAACTCCAAACCATTCATTAATTGAAGTTAATAATAATGTCGGTTTCTTCTTGATACTCGGTGTCTTCTTGATACTACATGCCACGATAAAGATAAACAATTGTAGGTTAAGACAACTTAGGCTAAGTTTACTGTATCATAACCATAACAGTACTGTTCAGCTTACATAGCAAGATAACGCTAGCTAACTATCTTAGGTTAACGTGCTAACCATAGGCATAGCTAGAAAccttgttttatatctatggtgCCAACAAACTGACAAATATTCTAATGGAAGAAGCACTTCAATCCCAATCGATTAATGATGTAACAAGTTAGCTAAACTTAAGcgacataatatataatatacattttacCCCATAAAAAGGCTAACGTTAATTCAACGCGAGTGTTGACGTTCTTTCTTTTGTGTTATttggttagctagctagctagctaatgatTTCGTTGAAACATGGAATTAACACGGGGCAGTTGATATTTAGATTGGTTAACCATCATGCTAACAGTTAAGTTAAActaggtaacgttagttgtacttcacttgagtaACGTAATTATATTTCTATTGTATGTAAAGTTAACTTTCTTCTActgcatttcagagggaaatgtaatttttactttattttttcaccAATGTTATATTTTTCTGGGTTTTAGTTCCTAAACTGACCAATCACTGGTAACTTTGCTAAAGATGAAACTAAAAATCAGTGATGTTGTATAAAAATTCGCTCTATCTACCTACTACATTTAAATGCTGCAAACacattaatcaataataaaagtaaaatatatgtACAATTTGACACTTTGAAATAAGTAATTTACccaatgaaaaatgtaattatattttgctcataatgtgtaatattttaattttgaatgcagtaaATGAAGGTACTGCTGCATGGACATGGCTGTCAGCTAACAACAGATAACACTGCTATTAAAAAGGTATCTATTTTACATCCTGTTAAGGTAAAGTAGAGTTGGGTAATGATATGGATCCTTTATCACAGTATATGTTATTTTATATCGTATGTATCATACACTTTCCTAAAAGTTCAGTTGTGGCAGtttataaataaaacaacaaatcgACACCTGGCAAATCAAGTATTTCATCAGATTAAGGAGTCAGCCTTGATACATGGTGCGCGGTCCCCATAACcagaaatattacagtaaaagGATATCTACCACTATAT from Sander vitreus isolate 19-12246 chromosome 19, sanVit1, whole genome shotgun sequence includes the following:
- the LOC144533985 gene encoding uncharacterized protein LOC144533985, with amino-acid sequence MSDNLQNDLQVIFCEMCTEEDRKPARKTCMKCEISMCVQHLQAHLTTPVLLQTHPLTEPMAICGTTKCPQHGKLLEYFCLDDMTCVCVSCAIEDQHRIHNMKTFSTAHKELMEKLNTEQQALLGKTDDENVSLEKWEKSEREKLGRSSVRLIEAVTNLRDIALTSVQSSVTARMVSIKTSNSSMQAAQKEKDTFRFLQLYSQVHQDVEKAKAVDLRKGLEPGSDRDKLVQEIRQNGEQMVKQAGHFWGSLLTLVDPENHQELNATSSDLIFDPQTLDPGMSLSKDKRKIFHSSWLEQCSAMLLIRSAKSVPNFQRWMVRLSQDSDWTIGLCDKQSAKNLKDGHVYGLCYEGDQLSSVTTEYGDCCDASVSSEGVFGQLKNVMATTEKKRRVSSVLITRQGKNGDCTVPRPEVVEVFWNFAASSLSFFNRIGQHQREEIITIEMSLNSWDLAPFVQLAKTNVQNIPQQQWECPCGKVYHKNSNGYTEVNAGFCKRNPPAQTNCSCGAIIGDIRITEVVCELQ